In the Chloroflexota bacterium genome, one interval contains:
- a CDS encoding sarcosine oxidase subunit gamma produces the protein MALSGRIALSGGIALPGGAREVPFLSQIDLRVDPTDAVSMTAVAATLGFTVPTVPDSVAGIGDLHALWLGPDEWLVVGRPGRARELEDRLRAALSVPRADAAAVSATLAVASVVDISANRTTIELAGSSARELLEAGCPIDLHPRAFGPGRCAQTLLARANVIVWQTIDEPLYRLLVRPSFGAYVAAWLLDAASGI, from the coding sequence ATGGCCCTGTCCGGGCGGATCGCGCTGTCCGGAGGGATCGCCCTGCCTGGCGGCGCTCGCGAGGTCCCGTTCCTCAGCCAGATCGACCTGCGGGTGGACCCGACGGACGCCGTGTCGATGACGGCCGTCGCGGCGACCCTCGGGTTCACCGTGCCGACGGTGCCGGACTCCGTCGCCGGGATCGGCGACCTCCATGCCCTCTGGCTCGGGCCCGACGAATGGCTCGTTGTCGGCCGGCCGGGCCGCGCGCGCGAGCTCGAGGATCGGCTGCGGGCCGCGCTCTCGGTCCCTCGAGCTGATGCCGCAGCCGTTTCGGCGACGCTTGCGGTCGCCTCGGTCGTCGACATATCGGCGAACCGGACGACCATCGAGCTGGCCGGCTCGTCGGCACGCGAGCTCCTTGAAGCCGGCTGTCCGATCGACCTGCATCCGCGCGCCTTCGGCCCCGGTCGATGCGCCCAGACCCTGCTCGCTCGGGCGAACGTGATCGTCTGGCAGACCATCGACGAGCCGCTGTATCGACTCCTCGTCCGACCGTCCTTCGGGGCCTACGTCGCCGCCTGGCTGCTCGACGCCGCGAGCGGGATCTGA
- a CDS encoding aldehyde dehydrogenase family protein: MPTDQPSLYIDGAWTTGSSGSTSPVVSPFDGHVIAEVDVADDADVQRAIAAARRAFDAGDWSSTPAPDRGALLHRIADLLVRDRELIGRAETSNTGKALREGLADVDDVVRVFRYYGGLADKEAGRLVATGDANAISRIAYEPVGVCALIGPWNYPLLQVSWKVAPAIAAGDTFIVKPAQLTPLTAIHLMRILEEAGLPQGVANLVLGPGERVGRALAESPDVELISLTGGLDAARDIMRAAAGNMKKLAFELGGKSPNVVFADADFETVVDNALTAAFVHSGQVCSAGTRAIVQDEIYDEFVAEVARQTERIRLGDGFDEATEAGPLISEAHRAKVERYIALGIEQGARLVAGGHRPSEPELQRGFFVRPTVFADCRADMTIVREEIFGPVLTIERFRTEAEAIAIGNDTTYGLAGAVWTADASRAERVATRLRHGTIWINDYHPYLPQAEWGGFKQSGIGRELGPTGLDEYREAKHIYQNTRPRPSRWFGG, from the coding sequence ATGCCGACCGACCAGCCGAGCCTCTACATCGACGGTGCCTGGACGACCGGCTCGTCCGGGTCCACCAGCCCGGTCGTCTCGCCGTTCGACGGCCACGTCATCGCGGAGGTCGACGTCGCCGACGACGCGGACGTCCAACGGGCGATCGCGGCCGCGCGCCGCGCCTTCGATGCCGGCGACTGGTCCTCCACGCCGGCTCCGGATCGCGGCGCCCTCCTCCACCGGATCGCCGATCTCCTGGTCCGCGACCGTGAGTTGATCGGCCGGGCGGAGACGAGCAATACCGGCAAGGCCCTCCGCGAGGGACTGGCGGACGTCGATGATGTCGTCCGCGTCTTCCGCTACTACGGCGGGCTCGCGGACAAGGAGGCCGGTCGCCTCGTCGCGACGGGCGACGCGAACGCGATCAGCCGGATCGCCTACGAACCGGTCGGCGTATGCGCCCTCATCGGCCCGTGGAACTACCCGCTCCTCCAGGTGAGCTGGAAGGTCGCCCCGGCGATCGCGGCCGGCGACACGTTCATCGTCAAGCCGGCCCAGCTCACGCCGCTCACGGCGATCCACCTCATGCGGATCCTCGAGGAGGCGGGCCTCCCGCAGGGCGTCGCGAACCTCGTCCTCGGGCCGGGCGAGCGGGTCGGCCGCGCGCTCGCCGAGAGCCCGGACGTCGAGCTCATCTCGCTCACCGGCGGCCTGGACGCGGCGCGCGACATCATGCGGGCGGCGGCCGGAAACATGAAGAAGCTCGCCTTCGAGCTCGGCGGCAAGAGCCCGAACGTCGTCTTCGCCGACGCCGATTTCGAGACCGTCGTCGACAATGCCCTCACGGCGGCCTTCGTCCACTCGGGTCAGGTCTGCTCGGCCGGGACGCGGGCCATCGTGCAGGACGAGATCTACGACGAGTTCGTCGCCGAGGTCGCGCGGCAGACCGAGCGCATCCGTCTCGGCGACGGCTTCGACGAGGCGACCGAGGCCGGGCCGCTCATCTCCGAAGCCCACCGCGCGAAGGTGGAGCGGTACATCGCGCTCGGCATCGAGCAGGGCGCCCGGCTCGTCGCCGGCGGACACCGGCCGAGCGAGCCCGAGCTCCAGCGCGGTTTCTTCGTCCGGCCCACCGTCTTCGCCGACTGTCGGGCGGACATGACGATCGTCCGCGAGGAGATCTTCGGGCCGGTCCTCACGATCGAACGGTTCCGGACGGAGGCGGAGGCGATCGCCATCGGCAACGACACGACGTACGGCCTTGCCGGTGCCGTGTGGACCGCCGACGCATCGCGCGCCGAGCGGGTGGCGACGCGTCTCCGCCACGGCACGATCTGGATCAACGACTATCACCCGTACCTGCCGCAGGCGGAGTGGGGCGGCTTCAAGCAGTCGGGGATCGGCCGCGAGCTCGGCCCCACCGGCCTCGACGAGTACCGCGAGGCGAAGCACATCTACCAGAACACGCGGCCCCGTCCCTCGCGCTGGTTCGGCGGCTGA
- a CDS encoding amino acid permease, giving the protein MASVGRDTPSLFLRNATGLVKGWSGFDAFGYSFMSVNLVTLGMFYSLAVFAFVPNGSVLSSLLLSGVVMTFLCVTYAGLIAVMPRAGGDYVWQTRILDGIPGAALGALVGGVTVYFTAQAFGIGDTGALLGGALGVVGGAALGWKRGGIGFVLSSTGWWFILALWAPIYGFILKIEVVQPLVVLMGWTDGSTFFASNNGTFAVSLFTIVIASGAVALGMAGYARVQKWCIWIGLAILAVMFILMLASSQDAFHAAFDKASQSLFGVSGAYQGTIANAVANDGFVAGGSPLDFGLSSGTFLLLPLMMFWILYPNWGATLYGEVRGAGDFRKVLRGMLGGLWVTIGLAVVFVLLAAKTFGWDFFNASNENYVNYAYGYVTVAPAIPIWGYPPLLASFLIDSRVVQMIIVVLFGAWFIGWAGTLWLSSTRMIFAAAFDRVLPEWAARVSDRGVPWMALLLIMVPGVILSWLYAYQAGFSALTLDASLVIAVTFFGTSFAATILPWWKADLYNKSPIARYKLAGLPLISVAGAITTIFLGWVVYEWLSNSLYGIGVGNAQSIKFLGIVYGLAALVWVVARLYRRAQGIDLDAIHAEIPAE; this is encoded by the coding sequence ATGGCATCAGTTGGCCGCGACACACCGTCGCTGTTCCTCCGCAACGCGACCGGGCTCGTCAAGGGCTGGTCCGGGTTCGACGCGTTCGGCTACTCGTTCATGTCGGTGAACCTCGTCACCCTCGGCATGTTCTACAGCCTCGCCGTCTTCGCCTTCGTCCCGAACGGGTCGGTGCTGTCGTCCCTGCTCCTTTCCGGGGTGGTGATGACGTTCCTGTGCGTCACATATGCCGGGCTGATCGCGGTCATGCCGCGGGCCGGCGGCGACTACGTCTGGCAGACGCGAATCCTCGACGGGATCCCGGGCGCCGCGCTCGGCGCGCTCGTCGGTGGCGTCACGGTCTACTTCACGGCACAGGCGTTCGGGATCGGCGATACCGGCGCCCTTCTCGGTGGCGCGCTCGGTGTCGTCGGCGGCGCGGCACTCGGCTGGAAGCGCGGTGGGATCGGATTCGTCCTGTCCTCCACCGGCTGGTGGTTCATCCTCGCGCTCTGGGCGCCGATCTACGGCTTCATCCTCAAGATCGAAGTCGTCCAGCCGCTTGTCGTCCTCATGGGCTGGACCGACGGCTCGACGTTCTTCGCGTCCAATAACGGGACGTTTGCCGTCTCGCTGTTCACGATCGTCATCGCGTCGGGCGCCGTCGCACTCGGCATGGCCGGCTACGCCCGCGTCCAGAAGTGGTGCATCTGGATCGGCCTCGCCATCCTGGCGGTGATGTTCATCCTCATGCTCGCGTCGTCACAGGACGCCTTCCACGCGGCATTCGACAAAGCGAGCCAGAGCCTCTTCGGCGTCTCGGGCGCCTATCAGGGAACGATCGCCAACGCCGTCGCGAACGACGGTTTCGTGGCGGGCGGCTCGCCGCTCGACTTCGGGCTGAGCAGTGGCACGTTCCTGCTGCTGCCGCTCATGATGTTCTGGATCCTCTATCCGAACTGGGGTGCCACGCTGTACGGCGAGGTCCGCGGGGCGGGCGACTTCCGGAAGGTCCTCCGAGGGATGCTGGGCGGCCTGTGGGTCACGATCGGCCTCGCCGTCGTGTTCGTGCTCCTCGCCGCCAAGACGTTCGGATGGGACTTCTTCAATGCCTCGAACGAGAACTACGTCAACTACGCCTATGGTTACGTAACGGTGGCTCCGGCGATCCCGATCTGGGGCTATCCGCCGCTGCTGGCCTCGTTCCTCATCGACAGCCGCGTCGTCCAGATGATCATCGTGGTCCTGTTCGGAGCATGGTTCATCGGCTGGGCGGGCACCCTCTGGCTGTCGTCCACGCGGATGATCTTCGCCGCGGCCTTCGACCGGGTCCTGCCCGAGTGGGCCGCTCGAGTCTCGGATCGAGGCGTCCCGTGGATGGCGCTCCTGCTCATCATGGTCCCGGGCGTCATCCTGTCCTGGCTGTATGCCTACCAGGCCGGCTTCTCGGCGCTCACCCTCGATGCCTCGCTCGTCATCGCGGTGACGTTCTTCGGGACGTCGTTCGCCGCGACGATCCTGCCGTGGTGGAAGGCCGACTTGTACAACAAATCTCCCATCGCCCGCTACAAGCTGGCCGGCCTGCCGCTGATCAGCGTCGCCGGGGCGATCACCACGATCTTCCTCGGCTGGGTGGTCTACGAGTGGCTGTCCAACTCCCTGTATGGGATCGGGGTCGGCAACGCCCAGTCGATCAAGTTCCTGGGGATCGTGTACGGCCTCGCAGCTCTCGTCTGGGTCGTCGCCCGCCTTTACCGGCGTGCCCAGGGGATCGACCTCGACGCGATCCACGCGGAGATCCCGGCGGAGTAA
- a CDS encoding metallophosphoesterase, with protein MPAQHGRRGMRERLAAAIPGVDTADTLAGGWMRVFFATDVHGSDICWRKFLNAGAFHKADVLIMGGDMTGKAMVPIIKTDTGWTVTLQEQVHDLPTEADVGAMEKRISDRGYYPVRTTRDEVRTWADDPTLVDTRFRAEIVHGVERWMALADERLKGSSVRCIVSPANDDMFEIDPIIERAERVELGEANTIALDGLNLISTGWANPTPWNTFRELPEDELRERIDGLVRAVPDPARSIFNFHAPPYGSNLDAAPKLDADMKYVSGGQALVPVGSHAVREAILAYGPVLSLHGHIHEGRGAVKLGKTLAVNPGSSYEDGVLQAAIVDLDTKKGTVKRYLLING; from the coding sequence ATGCCCGCCCAGCACGGTCGTCGGGGCATGCGGGAACGGCTTGCAGCGGCCATCCCGGGTGTCGATACTGCGGACACGCTCGCTGGAGGCTGGATGAGGGTCTTCTTCGCAACCGACGTCCACGGTTCCGATATCTGCTGGCGCAAGTTTCTCAACGCCGGCGCATTCCACAAGGCAGACGTCCTCATCATGGGCGGCGACATGACCGGCAAGGCGATGGTGCCGATCATCAAGACGGACACCGGCTGGACGGTCACTCTCCAGGAGCAGGTCCACGATCTGCCGACCGAGGCGGATGTCGGGGCGATGGAGAAGCGGATCTCGGATCGCGGCTACTACCCGGTCCGGACGACCCGCGACGAGGTCCGGACGTGGGCGGACGACCCGACGCTCGTGGACACCCGGTTCAGGGCGGAGATCGTCCATGGCGTCGAGCGGTGGATGGCGCTCGCCGACGAGCGGCTCAAGGGCTCGTCGGTCCGCTGCATCGTCTCGCCCGCGAACGACGACATGTTCGAGATCGACCCGATCATCGAGCGGGCCGAACGGGTCGAGCTGGGCGAGGCGAACACGATCGCGCTCGACGGCCTCAACCTCATCTCGACGGGCTGGGCGAACCCCACGCCGTGGAACACCTTCCGCGAACTGCCCGAGGACGAGCTCCGCGAGCGGATCGACGGACTGGTCAGGGCGGTCCCGGATCCTGCCCGGTCCATCTTCAACTTCCACGCCCCGCCGTATGGCTCGAACCTGGACGCGGCGCCGAAGCTGGACGCGGACATGAAGTACGTCTCCGGCGGGCAGGCACTCGTCCCGGTCGGGTCGCACGCGGTCCGCGAGGCGATCCTCGCGTACGGGCCGGTCCTCTCGCTCCATGGCCACATCCACGAGGGCCGCGGCGCGGTGAAGCTCGGGAAGACGCTGGCGGTCAATCCGGGGAGTTCATACGAGGACGGGGTGCTCCAGGCGGCCATCGTCGACCTGGACACCAAGAAGGGCACGGTGAAGCGCTATCTGCTGATCAACGGCTGA
- a CDS encoding FAD-dependent oxidoreductase: MSTLPSAARVVIVGAGIVGNSMAWHLARLGWRDIVLIDKGALPNPGGSTGHASNFIFLTDHSREMTELTVDSVRQYVELGVFTRSGGIEVARTPERMAELQRRMASSRSWGIDAEIIGPARVRELVPYVNEEIVLGGFSTPGVGVVDSLRAGTLMRERAEQLGALTVSALTEVTGIDVVDGRIRAIRTDRGDIATETIVIACGVWSPRIARMAGATIPLSPAVHQMISVGPVPLFADTVGEISFPIVRDMDTNMYERQHGGDLEIGSYAHRPILMDADDIPSIAASALSPTELPFTQADFDPQMEQALELVPDIVGDERVGVRHAINGLLSLTPDGGPILGETPEVKGLWSAAAIWIKEAPGIAKMLAEWMTDGKPEVDPHATDIARFHDHQRTPTHIRARSAEGFNKTYGIVHPAEQYASNRDVRLSPFNARERELGAVFFETAGWERPYWYGLNESLLAEYGERVIPRAAEWESRWWSPIINAEHLAMRDRVGMVDLSAFAIFDVTGPGAMACIQRLIVSQADVPVGRVIYTPLLNEAGGIFADLTIMRLGRDHYRVVTGGGSGMRDRKWFVDHLPADGSAQLFDATSAWCTVGVWGPRARDLVAAATDDDVSPAGFPFGTCRFIRIGTVGALASRISYVGELGWEIYAPMEQGARLWDSLWDAGRPFGVVPVGIGAYGTTGRLEKSYRAHGAELELGFDLVEAGMARPTVKDADFIGRAAYLEQRGRPPAAILCTLTLEDPHSASSGTARYMLGREPILSAVGEPIVDAKGRRSYVTSAGSGPSVGKHLLMAYLPPQVAAIGADLLVEYFGERYPVRVAVVGSAPLFDPENLRIRS, translated from the coding sequence ATGAGCACGCTTCCGAGCGCGGCGCGGGTCGTCATCGTCGGCGCCGGCATCGTCGGCAACAGCATGGCCTGGCACCTGGCCCGTCTCGGGTGGCGGGACATCGTCCTCATCGACAAGGGTGCGCTGCCGAATCCCGGCGGCTCGACTGGCCACGCCTCGAACTTCATCTTCCTCACCGACCATTCACGGGAGATGACGGAGCTCACGGTGGACAGCGTCCGCCAGTACGTCGAGCTCGGCGTCTTCACCCGCAGCGGCGGCATCGAGGTCGCCCGGACACCTGAGCGGATGGCCGAGCTGCAGCGCCGCATGGCGTCCTCGCGGTCGTGGGGGATCGACGCCGAGATCATCGGCCCGGCCCGGGTCAGGGAGCTCGTCCCGTACGTCAACGAGGAGATCGTCCTCGGCGGTTTCTCCACGCCCGGCGTCGGCGTCGTCGATTCGCTCCGCGCCGGGACCCTCATGCGTGAGCGCGCCGAGCAGCTCGGCGCGCTCACCGTTTCGGCCCTCACGGAGGTCACCGGAATCGACGTGGTCGACGGTCGGATCCGGGCGATCAGGACGGACCGCGGAGACATCGCGACAGAGACGATCGTCATCGCCTGCGGCGTCTGGAGTCCGCGGATCGCGCGGATGGCCGGCGCGACGATCCCCCTCTCGCCTGCCGTCCACCAGATGATCAGCGTCGGCCCCGTCCCGCTCTTCGCCGACACCGTCGGCGAGATCAGCTTCCCGATCGTCCGGGATATGGACACGAACATGTACGAGCGGCAGCACGGCGGCGATCTCGAGATCGGTTCGTATGCCCACCGGCCGATCCTCATGGACGCCGACGACATCCCGTCCATCGCGGCGTCCGCCCTCTCGCCCACGGAGCTGCCGTTCACCCAGGCCGATTTCGATCCGCAGATGGAACAGGCCCTCGAACTCGTCCCGGACATCGTCGGCGACGAGCGGGTGGGCGTCCGCCACGCGATCAACGGCCTCCTCTCGCTCACGCCGGACGGCGGCCCGATCCTCGGCGAGACGCCGGAGGTGAAGGGCCTCTGGTCCGCGGCGGCCATCTGGATCAAGGAGGCGCCCGGGATCGCGAAGATGCTCGCCGAATGGATGACCGACGGGAAGCCCGAGGTGGACCCGCACGCGACCGACATCGCCCGCTTCCACGACCACCAGCGGACGCCGACCCACATCCGCGCCCGCTCGGCCGAGGGCTTCAACAAGACCTACGGCATCGTCCACCCTGCCGAGCAGTACGCCTCGAACCGCGACGTCCGGCTCAGCCCGTTCAACGCCCGTGAGCGCGAGCTTGGGGCCGTGTTCTTCGAGACGGCGGGCTGGGAGCGGCCGTACTGGTATGGCTTGAACGAGTCGCTGCTCGCCGAGTACGGGGAGCGGGTCATCCCCAGGGCCGCGGAGTGGGAGTCGCGCTGGTGGTCGCCCATCATCAACGCCGAGCACCTCGCGATGCGCGACCGGGTCGGGATGGTGGACCTATCCGCCTTCGCGATCTTCGACGTGACCGGCCCCGGCGCGATGGCCTGCATCCAGCGGCTCATCGTCAGCCAGGCGGACGTCCCCGTCGGCCGGGTCATCTACACCCCGCTCCTCAACGAGGCGGGTGGCATCTTCGCTGATCTGACGATCATGCGGCTTGGCCGTGACCACTACCGGGTGGTCACCGGTGGCGGCAGTGGCATGCGCGACCGGAAGTGGTTCGTGGACCACCTGCCGGCGGACGGATCGGCGCAGCTGTTCGACGCGACCTCCGCCTGGTGCACGGTCGGTGTCTGGGGCCCGCGTGCTCGCGATCTCGTCGCCGCCGCGACGGACGATGACGTCTCGCCCGCCGGCTTCCCGTTCGGGACGTGCCGCTTCATCCGGATCGGGACGGTCGGTGCCCTCGCCTCGCGGATCTCGTATGTCGGCGAACTCGGCTGGGAGATCTACGCGCCGATGGAGCAGGGCGCCAGGCTCTGGGATTCGCTCTGGGACGCCGGCCGGCCGTTCGGCGTCGTGCCGGTCGGCATCGGCGCCTACGGGACAACGGGGCGACTCGAGAAATCGTATCGGGCGCACGGTGCCGAGCTGGAGCTCGGCTTCGATCTCGTCGAGGCGGGCATGGCCCGGCCGACGGTCAAGGACGCCGACTTCATCGGCCGGGCGGCATACCTCGAGCAGCGCGGTCGGCCGCCGGCCGCGATCCTCTGCACGCTCACCCTCGAGGACCCGCACTCGGCGTCGAGCGGAACCGCCCGCTACATGCTCGGCCGCGAGCCGATCCTCTCGGCGGTGGGCGAGCCGATCGTCGATGCGAAGGGCCGTCGGTCGTACGTGACGAGTGCCGGATCCGGTCCGTCGGTCGGCAAGCACCTCCTCATGGCGTATCTCCCGCCGCAGGTCGCCGCCATCGGCGCGGACCTCCTCGTCGAGTATTTCGGGGAGCGCTATCCGGTCCGTGTCGCCGTCGTCGGGAGCGCTCCACTGTTCGATCCCGAGAACCTCCGGATCCGGAGCTGA
- a CDS encoding electron transfer flavoprotein subunit beta/FixA family protein translates to MNILVCVKRVPATGDRINLTPDGLGIDTRFLGFTVSPHEECAVEEAVRIVEANGGSSTVLTLGAREAEEQLRDAMALGIERAVLLETDGGEWDPVATAAAIVDAIRGREAADGPFDLILFGNEAADSGDYQVGVRVAVALERPCVTGVKGLEIGSGAITARREADGGWEIYELPTPAVVSVREGINLPRYPSVPGRLRARKREVERIAPTRRPGGQSTIRLRLPERWETTAEVLGTGPEAAPRVVDLLRRLGLIA, encoded by the coding sequence GTGAACATCCTCGTCTGCGTCAAGCGAGTCCCGGCGACCGGCGACCGGATCAACCTCACGCCGGACGGGCTCGGGATCGACACCCGGTTCCTCGGCTTCACCGTCAGCCCGCACGAGGAGTGCGCGGTGGAGGAGGCCGTCCGGATCGTTGAGGCGAACGGCGGGAGCTCGACCGTCCTCACGCTCGGCGCGCGGGAGGCGGAGGAACAGCTCCGCGATGCGATGGCCCTCGGCATCGAGCGGGCCGTCCTCCTCGAGACGGACGGTGGGGAATGGGATCCGGTCGCGACGGCCGCCGCGATCGTCGACGCGATCCGTGGCCGCGAGGCAGCTGACGGCCCGTTCGATCTCATCCTCTTCGGCAACGAGGCGGCCGATAGCGGCGACTACCAGGTGGGGGTCCGGGTCGCCGTCGCCCTCGAGCGCCCATGCGTGACGGGCGTGAAGGGCCTCGAGATCGGCAGCGGTGCGATCACCGCTCGACGCGAGGCGGACGGCGGCTGGGAGATCTACGAGCTCCCGACGCCGGCGGTCGTGTCCGTCAGGGAGGGCATCAACCTGCCCCGTTACCCGTCCGTGCCGGGGCGACTGCGGGCGCGGAAGAGGGAGGTCGAGCGGATCGCGCCGACGCGCCGACCGGGTGGCCAGTCGACGATCCGGCTCCGCCTGCCCGAGCGGTGGGAGACGACGGCAGAGGTGCTCGGCACCGGACCCGAGGCGGCGCCGAGGGTCGTCGACCTGCTCCGGCGGCTCGGGCTCATCGCATGA